The stretch of DNA TTccaaaccaaaagaaaaacagaagtcaTTTTAGCTAGCTAGTCAGGAGCGGTCGATTTGCGCTTTGACGTATTATGAAAATAGAAAGTCACGACTGTTCAAGCTATAAATTGACGAGTCTGAACGGGTGTAAAGAAACATGACATGTTTGTATGCCCTGCATAACGTTGGAAATTTGACTTTATAACTTAGTTAACGTGATAAATATGAAATGGTGTACCAAGCTAGCGTTAGCAAAGATGGATATAAGTTACCGTTAGCTGCCTGTGAGCTCGCGACATTGTTATATTCGACTGCTACGTCATGAGAAATATCTCCTGCCGCTGCAACGGTGTTTCCAAACGTTCGAAACGTTCAATTTCCAACCACAAACGTAGCACAACCCGCTACAAACAGGCTAACGTCAACGTGACATAACGTCAACCGACATGCAGCCGGACAATTTGACCAGTCATTTCATTATTAAGGAGACGTTCCTAACATTTTGTTCAGCACACGTGCCCCGACTAAACACGGCATACGCCTGATAATGTTAATATCCTGTAATAAAACACGGCGGTGGCCGGTCAGCGTCACTTACCTTGTCAGTTTGTCCTCATGAGACTGCCTGCGACGTAGATTGCGCACTGTCCTGTTGTTATTCTGCTGCGTCACGGATTAAGTAATCCTGGACGACTGTTACCATAATCCCAATGGAAAGGCTAACTTCTGAAAACACTAACTAATTTAATGGTGCAGATGTTCAACGCTAGCCACAACAGTGATGTAAACCCATACTTCAGCATATTCTCATTTGGGACAGGCTGTGGTGATGTGGTACAATCAATGTAAATAacacccaaaagtcatacttgagttgGAGTTAAAATAGCttgttaaaatatgactttggcaaacatgaaagtcagccatgcaAATAGTATTGAAAGTCTTAATGTATCTGACAttaatgtacttaagtatcaaaagtaaattaagtacacataaattatacatatttaCTGTACTTTAAAGCCTCCTATCCACCCATCAATTACCAGTCTGCCGATTataatattcatctttctgatTATCGAGCTCAGCATATCTTTTTCTTATCCAATCACAGACAAAAATGCACttagtcaaatcaaatcaatttcaaCTACTTTCGCTCTGAGGTAGTATGCAATTTAACTGGGAAAGTAACTAGTACCTtcagttatcaaataaatgtagtggagtaaaaagtacattatttgcctccaaaatgaaGCCgaagtatgaagtagcagaaaaggGAAATACTTAAGGAAAGTACAAGTAACTAAAAATTGTACTGAAGAACAGCACTTGAGTAGATGTACTTTGTTACATGCAATCACTGGGCACAACGTGGCTACACTTTCTTCATCACATTACTTTGCAATGTATTCTAAAAAGGCACACAATCCTAAAAATGGAGGTCCACTTGGGTTGTTCCTAACGTGCCAGGAAGGCATGCtgaatgttgttgtttgaaGGGGAGGTAAATGTTTTGCTTCCCATGTATTCAACCCAGGATGGTAACTAACAATGATGTAATCCTTACATGTCAAGAGttcaacagaaataaataacagGAAGTGTGTGAGTTTGTAAACAGCCCCTcaggaaatggaaatacatTAACATCTGGGCTGATGTCAGGCTAGTGTATACTTATTGGGCCCGTGTAAAGCCACTTGGTGGTCTAGTGTGTGTACATAAGACATCAAAGCCTGCTATTACATGCTGTCACAATGACATACTCTTCAATGACATCAAgtcaaatacaataaaaacaaaatatgaaaacgGAAAATACAGCAGACGTTcagagaaatacatttattgagatTTATGCTAGGCATTTGTAATATATTAGAATAGGACATTTATACAACTCTCAACTAGTTTAAAAATCATATAATACATTAATAAGTGACTAGCAGCCAGTATACAACTGTATAACACATAATACTATTAGACTACAAATAGATACAGTTTATGCAACATATCTCATCTTTTAAAACTAAGGACGACATGCTTCATGAGTACAATGAAACATTAGCGTTTGATGAAAGCAAATAACAATTACTTTCATTATCGGCTAATCGGTCAGTGtccataaaatgaaaaaaatagtgaaacattttcattgcaaTTTGAGAGCAACAGTcgaaaacacaaagacattcatATTATACTCAAATCATTTAAGAAAAATAACTTCAAGCAACAGATTCTCAcaatttgagaagctggaaccagagaatGCTTAGGATTTGTATTTCCAAAGGAAAAGGAACacttaattgattatcaaaatcgTTTTAATCATCTGTTGATCAACTAAGTAacttttccagcttttaatTTTATCTTGCCTCTTTCTCTTCAAAtagatatattatataatacatGGAAAGATAATATCTCTTGTACACATTATACACACTTTGCTCAACTTTTCCATTGAGAGTAATTACACACGACTCTGtccaaatgtaacaaaataGGAAAATCTTAACACTACAGTTGGAAAGACCAACTATGGTAATCCCCACATTTAAGCTTAAGTAATAGTCTTACCCTCATGCTTTTCATGGAAAACTACTACAGTCTGAGGATGGTTGTAATCATAGAGTTGATGACGCCACAGGCTCTTCTGGGACACCGTCCTGGTGAACTCCTGGCACAGACTCCATCTCAGTGGCAGAGATTGACTGGCTGAGCTCTCTCAGTGAACTCTTGGTTAAGTCAAAGCATGCACGCTTGAGGATATGACGCACCTTTTTGCCCAGGAGTATATACAGCAGGGGGTTAATGCAGCTGTTGAAAAAACCTAAGCTGGTGGCGAGAGGAAAGCCAGCTTTCAGAATGTTGTGCAGGTATGTTGAGGAGTGTATCGATAACTCCATCAAGCTAAAAGTATGAAAAGGTGCCCAGCATAAAAAGAAGGCCAGGATGACAGCAGAGACTGTTTTGGAGAAGCTGGACAGGCGGACTGAACCGCCGGATTGATTCACTTTGATTGTCAGGAGTATTCCCGTCACACATATGGCAGTAAAAGGCAAGAGGAATCCCACTGTGGTGCGAATGGCCACTATTATAATATGTCTCATGGCCGCTGTGTGTCCATCCCCCGTGTGGAAGTTGTTGAAGCACACCACCTTGTTGTGTAAGCGAATGGTGTCGCGAAAAATCAACGCCTGGCAGCTCAAGGCAGCAGCTAGTATCCATATCCACCCACACACGACCCAGGCTCTCTCTACAGTGCGATACTTCTGACACCAGTTGAGGTGTACCAGAGAGACATATCTGTCTATGCTGAGCACTGTGAGAAAGAGCACACTGGCGAACATGTTCATCACAGAAACGAATGAGTTAATCTTACACATGGCCACACCAAAGTCCCAGTGGAAGTCCCTCAGGATGTAATCAATGTAGAAGGGTAGAAagagcacaaaaacaaagtctgccATGGCTAGATTGAGCAACCAGGTGCTGTTGACAGTCTTTTTGCTTTTGAATGCCGTCACCCAGATCACAGTTCCATTTCCAATCAGGCCAAGCACGAAGGATATAATGTAGATGACCACTGAGATAATGTGTGTAGTTTCACTCTGCTTGTGTCCAACGTCAAGCTCATCCAAGTCGCCATACTCCAGGTCGTAGTCATAGGTGTAATTCCCGTAGTCCTCAGCGGATGCATCCATTGCTGCAAGGATGTAACATCAGCAGTGAAGTTATCTGTGGAAAGCTCATGATAAGATTCACTTCTTTAAATTATCCATAAACACACATAGCTTATTTAAAAAGATCAAATACTAAATCAGCATTATGATAAACCTCACCTCACACTCCTTGGGTCGTGCTCCAAAAGGATTAAGTTGCCTTTCCGATCATTCACTTCCTTTGTTGAAGATAAGACTGGGTGTGTCCTGACTAACCCTGAAATATGATGTAAACATACTTTGGATCAACAATGTGGACACTGAGATGCCCAACAGATGAGGCAGGAAAAGCCTTCATAGTATGATTCATATCGTTAGTTGTTTTGCAAGTGCAATGTCAGAACTGGCAAATACTGCACTGTTACACAATGTTCATCATTTCCAAGGCTATTAAACAACCAAGCAGCTGGGCGGGTATCTTTCCACAATTCATCAATATTTGTATCATTATCAAGGCCATGATGGAGCACAGGCAATGACAGTTTTCACTCAAGCCATATTGTGATCAGATTTACCATGAATCTGTGGTCTGAGGtgaatgttgtttgtttgtttccgtTTTACAAGACTATTTCTAGTGTCCATTgcataacacaaatgtattcatATGTTACCGATTAGtaaactgtgaaaaacaaacgCCTGagtaaacaatataattaatgtGACGTCTTAATCTGTCAAAGCAACATTAACAATATGATTTAAATCTTTATCTGAGTGAGAAGAAAAGATTTTATGACAGATGTAACTTTGCCAATACAAAGAGCACCATAAGGCCGGAAAGAATTTGTTTAAGACTGTAAAGACAATATGTCAATAATTATAAGAGATATTACTATTTGAGTAAGCAATAGACAAACGTGTTTTTAAACATGTCTTGCCAACAGTAAGATTCGGATGTTAAAGGGGCGCTATGTAATTTTGGAAAAGACATTCAAACtctatgggggggggggataataAGGGGTTAGATaagaagctagaaaggtggcagggtccgccaaataaaaacataggaaacaaacattatgaaattgtgttgtcctttgaggtcagttggtttattttgttcattcagggatgaaaacaaagatagtttattcagtttgtttagacataataataaacaatcagtcaatgaagatctgattaaaatgtcttcaacaAAACTAACCACTGCACATTTAACCTaattctaaaaagaaaaaaatgtattggaCTAGACTACTACTCGACTGAACATTCACTATAGggacaacaacaaagaaaagagaaatggaCAAAAAGGCAAATCAGTGCAATCAACACATGAAGAAGAACCTCTCTCCTGACTACATCTTCACAGAAATCTCAGTAAAACAATGCAGAAACATATCGAATAGGGAACAACAGATCTCAGAACAAGAAGTGCCACATACACAACACCTAATAGTATAAACATGCATCGCTTACctagaaaaaaaagtgcagcgCTTCCTTCCAAGTATTTggatgggggggaaaaaagtgctCCAGCTCCCGGATGAAAGTGACTGCTAACTTAGCCTTTTTTAGCCTCCGGTTCTGCTGCTGGGCCTCGTCCGTGACTTCTCCTGcaaaactccttttttttctgcggCATGTGTTGTCTTTCCTTCAGCCCATCCAAGCACAACTCTGCTGTGAGATGTGCGGTGTGGGCGCGCCCCGATTGACGCGTCAAACATGGaccacagagagaagagaagttaTTGGTCACCGGCGCGGAGTGAAGAATGCTTTCATTCAAGAGGAGCTGCGGCTGCTCCTCGTAACAGCGGGGGAAACCCTCAGCGCACGGTCTACCCCTCCTCGTCCTCGCTGCACATATAGCTTTTTCAGCCTTAAAATGCACACATTGCTCCAGTCAGTGGGAAGGGCCAACAGAGGGGGAAGTTTACTCGAGGCTGtcgtctttttcttttacttctgCTTCACTCTTGCAAAAGGCGTTCAACTCTCTGATGCACTGTAAAAAATGGTTGCTAAAACCACTTGGTAAATCCAGTGTCATTGCAGCCCCTGCCTTCAGGCCCTTAAAGCTCAGGCTGGACAAGTCTGCATAAAGCtggattgttttcatttttttttttttaaacgtattTAAGGGAAGGCGTGGTTGCATTTACTAAGGCACTTACATTAAGTTTGGGGGACTTACaagaaactgatttaaaaatcaAAGGTCAAAACCGATCCAGCAGGAAGTGAACTATCATGATGTTTCAAAATGCGTAATCCTACTGTACACTTCCTCTTAGCTTCCTTAACTTAGAAACTCTGACCCTGCATGGTAAATTCCCAGCAACTTTAAAACGTTATGTTATCACACAACACCCTTCTACCATTGCCATCTACTGTAATGGTTTCATTTCATTCAACTTAATACTTTTGTCTGACATATATTAGTTAGATGCTTCTTTTCAGATTGCAATTATTCATACCCCTCCTGTTCAGTGCAAAGTTTGGTATATATGATGATCTTACACTATATAATATGATGCATTGCTTTTGATTAAAATACCCAATGTGGAGGAATTTTATGACTCTCCCTGGTCACTCTGTCTCCAAACAACAGGAGGTCATACGTGTCTTGTACAGACGTTAAAGTCTGGATAATGACAGGAACGATTGCTCTACTAGCAATCTTCTCATAGTCTCTGCAACCTAGATATTCACATCTATTGTAGATATGTCTACAGAACAGATGTCCAATGAACCAAGCCAAGGCTAAACTGTTTGCGTAAACCTCGTAAGGGGCTTTCGATCTATCTATGTTTACAGACTATCATGGCAacactctgtgcagacagacGTGATGTTATGTTGCTCCTCCATGGCCATGTTCTATAAACTATCTCAACGTGAGTCATCGGTGTCCAtgagtcttcttcatctctcctaaATGGTCAAGTGATCCGAAACATTTAACAGCATATAAAATGCTTAAGATTAGCTCCAACTTCAACATCAAGCAGTAAAATGAAGCAAACACATTAATGTAGTAGTAATATTCAtccaaaagtaaagtaaaacactgacagggaaTGTTTTTCATAATCAGTACTTTTACCTTTCaaatttttaaatacatttttgctgATAATACTTTCATACTTTTCCTTAACTAACACAGACTTTCTGAGAAAAATGAAGTAAAAGTTCTTGTGGCCAATCTCAGACTTGACAAAGCTCCATCAGAGTCCGAGAAGACATTGCACAAAAAATATATTGGCACCGAACTTTGgtaatgaaagtaaaaatgcCCCAGATGATtgtgataaaacaaagaaaatgccGTCTATTCTGCAAAGAAACAACTAATCGAGAATAACCTTTGCAGACTAAAAGAGGAATTAGCTGCCATTGAATTAGTCAGATTTAACAGCAACAAAGCTCTTTTCCAAACTGTTGAAATGACACATTTCGACCATCCATGTGGACTCTGCTGCTTACTCATCCCCTTTTGTTTcataagacagtcagacagcCTTGTCTCAGTTGTCATGATCTCTCCAGCGGCCTAAAGTGACCATCTCATCTCTCTGTGGGTGGACCAGAGAGCCCTGAGGGGGGAGCTGTCTCATCCTCCGCTGTGTGTGCAATCTGCAAAGACTTCCAATCAAGTCATGCCGTGCACTGATTACAGTCCATGGCTCGAGCCGCACAGTCCTCCTTGAAGACATGTTGTTATCGCAGAGAGAGACTAACTGGGTCAAAGTTCTACACCAGCATTTGTGCTTTTCCTCACTCACCCTGTCTCAACAAGCGGATCCATGAATCACTcatgtcattttaatttaactggCTCACTAAAACAATTTGCACCCATATGGTGGAGATAGCTCAAACATTTACGTGGTACTTATAGTTTTTATGAGTCAATCCTGACACCGGTGCTTTCAGAAATAATGTTACTGAGAATCCACACAAAATATCCTGTCAGCATGCTGTCGGCCTATATAATGTATATGAACATGTATACATGCGTATACTGTAGATATCCACCCACTTCATTTATATTAATTCTCTGATACGTTATCTCTGACATTATTGATTCAATATTTATTCCTTTCCATTGTAttcttgtttaaaatgtatagAAACAGTCTGACTTATTCATAGACATTGTATTGTCtttgtcattgttttctttttaaatacattCTATTAAATAGTCAGTCAGTCAAAATCAGTAAAGCATTTAGCCAATAATGGCTAATGACCACCTTGATACAGgtaatctttattttactgCTAAATCAACAGGCCTACCCCTGTATTTATTCTTTGGTTAAGTTTGAAATGCAGTATCTATATGTTAAGTATTTTTACAAAGTGGTATTGCTTAaagatctcttttttttaagtacaaGCAGaagtacattttcacatttaaaataagTTATAACCATGAAATAGTAGGTTGAGAGCAGTAGGTCTAACATTACatctagctaatgttagctaacttgGTTGCAGGTTATATCatttattaaaatatattcCTATTTACTTAATCAAATATtacaacaaaaaccaaaacattaacccataagcagaaaaaaaacatgtgttggATTAAcccaatttatttatttattttactgagTGTTTACTGCTAAGTTAGCTATCTGTTTCCTCTGAATTTCAAACCTCTTAATTTTAAATGTGGTACTAATATTTgtggaatattttcacaatgtGTTAATATTATTGAGCAGAGGTCAAACTTCCCTTTTAAATCAGTATgccaataaaattaaaaatacatttatctaatgttagctagttagctaaatGAGTATCTACAGAGATGCTAGATAGCTATATAGAACATATTTAGTATTTAGCTGTATGCAAAGGAATGTTTTCTGTGCtgccttattttattttttttaaatttaatgtatttattttttgctgtgtGTGAAAGGTATTATGATATTAGATACTGTGCAGCTCCTCCACTGAGACAAATAGAGTTTTTTGATAGAATTGAGTTTTTTACAGGTTAAACTACCCAGTATGCTAGAGACGTCGCTGCTTTAACAAGCtaagtattttgtatttctactaTGTTTCAACAATAAATGCAGCGCATATATTCATGGAAAGTTTTTGCTGATGTGGTATAACTGAAATATCTTGAGCAGAGGTTTAatgttaattttaattttaaatttaaatcagTTCAccatgaaattaaaaataagtATTGTTAGCTAGCTAAATTTAGCTCACGTTAGCAACAGAGATGTTAGCTAGCTGTCTCGTTTCCCAAACATACCCTATTTGTCTTATCATAATAACCCATGATCATAACAAAAAGGGTATtctctattattttttttaaaatattattatttcttttctgtgtgtgaccAGAATCGTGTCAGAgggtcatttcctgttttttacaggttgaagtgttttttttacagccgTGCTTTTGAGGTCACCTGCACAAGCTTCCTGTGACCCAGCGGGAGAGGAAGGACATGTTTGCACTCACCGAGGAGGAGTCTGCCTGCCGGTCGACTTCCAGTAGCTGCCTGGCCACCGCCTTCTTTctgctcccctcctcctcctcccccctcttgctcctctccctccttctcctcctcatccgctactgcagcagcagcgtccCGGTGCCTCCCGGATCCATGAAGAAAGCCCCCCTTGCACGGCACCGCCTCCACGCCACGATGGGCCGCCAGCTATATACTGCGTTGATGTGTTGATATTGAGATATTTTCAGTTATCAAATATGAATCATGCATTTGATATTTCTGGCCACTTTGCTCGTCAGCACCCTTTCGCCCTGGCTTCATCCATCACTAGCGTCATCCGGTACGTATCGCAAGAGCCtactggcttttattttgtcactttaaactaaattaaatacacatttgagTTTGTGCGTGTGGCTTAAAAATGACATCTGGCGatgtgctgcagctgcacagcATCGCCTTGTTTTCCACATAAAAGAGAGGGAAGTGTTTCATTTAATATGCGGCGTCTTCAGCGTGATGGTGCATGAGGCAGACCACAGCATCCCAGCATCTTTTGTTCAGCTTAGAAAAGATTATGTGCTCTATATTATGTATGATAAGgacatttaaattaaaagtcACTGAGAGTCTTTTCACTCAAGTGCATCATATTATATGCCGTTGTTGTCTGTGGCTATATGTATTAGTATTGCATAATGCTCACTGCATTcatctgtctgctgcagagttttttttttctttttttactttgccAATAAGCATATCAAAAGTACCTCTCAGTGAAATGAAGCAATTTATATTCTGTGTTCTAAATCAATTTCACTGCCTTATGTGGCTGTCAGTACACTATGGGGTATGTAACCAATCTTACCGAACAGTGTCCTAAAGAATCGCAATGAAGCCGTGGCCACTCGCCTCAGTATTATCAATGTGTTTCATGAATAAAGAATGACAGCTGGCTCTTTGTGCATGCGTTTGTGCATGAGGACCGCTCGGGTGTTTTTTAATGCCTGTGCGGTGGGTATTCTCTTGCAGTTTCTCAAGGAGTAGAGGACAAGGTTGAGAGGGACGCAGTGCCAGCCCTGCTGAAGCAACAGGCAACTGCAGCACCTGCTACAGACAACAGTACACACCATGCAGTAGAGCATGTGATCACCTATCCCTCGCGGTTGATCTACTACCTAAACGAGGATTCAGAGAGTACCTACCATGACCTGGACACCCGGGCCAAGAACCAGGCCAAGGAGGGCAAGGTAAGCTAGCATCGAGGAGGGATGGGTGAGGGCGACTGATACTGGGATGCAGTGAGAAGTTATTTCTTGATGTGTGGTCAAGGCTTTGCAGTTTTAAGTCCATATTATGCCTTCTTAAACTCTatctttaatttcattttgctGCACATGGTCAGACCAAAGCAAAGATAACCCATCCCAGGCGAGCctaatgtttttaataactgGAGCGATGCCAGAGCGCCCATGCTGAAGGAAGCCTCTCTTCCAGTGTAACCACTGTACATTACCATCTGCCATTTATCCACCACATCTGTTATTTGTCCACATCTAGTTGCTTCATCTGCAGTGACTGTTCTTTTCACCATTACAGGCAGTCCACCTCGCCCAAGCCAGTTTCCAGTTAGAGGCATTTGGCTCCAGGTTCATTCTGGATCTAGCGTTGAACAAGTAAGTCCTCCTCTTATggctttttatggctttattgatagtgcagctgaagatatgacaggaaacagggggagagagtggggagtgacacgcagcaaagggacccaggccgggagttgaacccgggtccgctgcagagcctctgcacatgggacgagCGCTCTACCAAGTGAGCTAAACAGCACCCCagtcctcctctacttatcgaACAAGAGTAACTAATTGAAGCtaacatgatttattttataGCTAGTCAGCCACTGTGGTTATCAAGGGAATATTATGGCTGTAGATCTCTTCACAGTTAACCGTAATGGCTTAAACAGAGGGCTACTTCCTTTTTGGTCTAGGTCAGTTTTGGAGACAAGATTGTGATATAATTATATCAAAATTATGTTGAATATCTATAATAGAGTCCAGTTACTAACTTCTTGACCCCTGTTTTAACTACCAGTGAGAGCCATTTGTGTGCCTCAACTGTATCTCCCATATTGACAGTAATGTGTGGATTGCCGAAAAATTGCTGACATCTTTACTCATCCTGAGGTTAAAGAGAAGGCGTGTAAACACTGCCTAAATATTTCTGTCAGAACAAATCCACACTCACTCTGGAAGATACAAAGAATTGTAAGAATCCATCAAAGGAAAAGATGTGATTTTGGGTTTCATTTTCTTAATGCAAGGCTTTTTAGCTTTAATAATTTAAACCTAGGGCGGATGTCAACTAAATGTGCAATGctagtgggttttttttttaaagggaacaTTGAACAAGAATAGAATCAAATAAACACTGGATTACAGAAAGTCACAAAATCATGGTCAGAGGGGAAAACTCTGACTGCCGTGCACCATTCGGGAGAAATCTAGAAAACTGGGGATCACGTATAAAAAGAGCAAATGAGCCAGATTGTTGTTATATGCGCCAACTCATATCCTAAACATGATCAATGTGAGAAGTGATCTCCTAGTTATACTACATTAATGGacttcatgtttttgatgacaTAGCATGAAGCACAAGTTGAGTGAGTGCTGAGCAGAGATGAATTTAACATCATTACGTGGTTTGACCATAAGAAAGGGAACTGTGGAAGTCTGGCATTAAGAATTACCGGAACCAGCTGTGGATTTATCCGTGAGTAAGCAGTGTGTCATAGCTGAATCCAAAAATGACAACACTTGCGATTCCCATCTGTGGACGGCTGTTTGTAAATGATATGTACTATTCCATGATAGGTCAGTGATTAATGCAGCATCAGTCTAAAATAATGTAATCAGCCAAACTGTAATTCAGCACTGGTTGCCAGATTCCTCCAAGTGCTAGAAGCTGTGTGAGTTCAGCTGCCAGACTAGAGACAAAGACCAACTGTTCGACCAAATGATTTGTAAAACCTCAGTCTCAATCTTTAATGAGGTTTAATTGGTTTGCATCATACTAAGCAGAGAGACAGTTATCCCGTTTGGAGACACGAGGCTCCGGACACTCAATGATATTGATTCACTCCCTTCACAAAGTAGCCGGTCTACATATGTGAAGGCTTAATGTGCATGTGAACAAGGACTTTGAAATGCTAATTGAATTACAGGTCCCTTAATGTAATTCAAGACTGGATTCTGTAATGAAATATTGTAATATTGCTGTCTACACGGCTGAGTGCTCTTAGAAGCTAAGACTTGGATTTTTCCATGGTGGGATTTTTTGTCATTGCACTGGTATTCAGTTTCTGGTTAGCAGCCCACTGCATTCCCGTCTAACAATGCTAAAAAAACCACCAGCGAGGGAGAGTCACGAACCTGGGTGGTAAATATATTTAAGTATCataagtacaagtaaaagtacattataatatatttacatgtatgttcATGCTGTATACCATGGGTCAACTGATTATCAGCCTGGCCATTGTCGGTTATGACactcagcatttttctgatcatAGGAGTtcaaatcaattaattaaaagaTGTTTCACATTGTCTCTGATGCAGTATGCAACGAGTGTAACTAGAAACTAAGTTATCAAAAAAACGTATCAAGTATCGAGTTGATtgaggacatttttatttagtttgctaGCTGTTGACGCACTAATGACAGATAATCTGCCATATTCTTTGTAGTTTGAGCATCATTTCAATGACACCGTCGGAAGTGCAGATTTATGCAGCTATGTGCAATTCCATGAATGTGTCTTTCAAGGTCAGACGATATAGGAGATCATGATCAATTTGCTATTGAGCTCCATGTTGTTTGGAGACCACATATCTGACTGTGTTAACTGAAGAGTTGATGCTTGTGTGTCAGGGAAGCCAAATAGAGAGTCATCACCTGCTGTGGTATCTTCATATATTCTGTTTGTCTTCACTCTGTTCTAAATTTAATATATCCAGTGTGGTTTTGTGAAATGTCTAACAGATGTCTCGTCCTTCACGTTGTCGGACAAAATACAACTGGAACTTTTCACAGGAGCAGTAGAGAGGCTTGGAAGTGTGACCTTGATTCGCAGCTGTTTGCTCGTACCCTAGGTTATCTGTGAGATACATGAGCTAACTCCGGTGTGTGCCTTTTTTGTGTGAGAACAGGGGTTTGAATTCTGCTTGGTGTTGTAGCTGCGACAGTACTGATCTAAATATAGATAGGTCTGCAACCTGCCAATAGGTGCTACCTTATGTGCTCACCTCGCTGCCTGCAAAGCaagaaagttgtgtttttttttaacacagatgATAAGAAGATTTCCTTTTATCGAGTTGGACCTTCTTCAGAGTATCTCCATTTATTTAGACTCAGATCAGAtcatatctgtgtgtttgaggtAGATAACGCCATGTGTCACTACAGGATTCAGAGCTGCATTTGATCTGGCGCCAGACGTGAGAACCTCCTGCAGTTTTTTGGTCCTTCC from Sparus aurata chromosome 9, fSpaAur1.1, whole genome shotgun sequence encodes:
- the cmklr2 gene encoding G-protein coupled receptor 1, with the translated sequence MDASAEDYGNYTYDYDLEYGDLDELDVGHKQSETTHIISVVIYIISFVLGLIGNGTVIWVTAFKSKKTVNSTWLLNLAMADFVFVLFLPFYIDYILRDFHWDFGVAMCKINSFVSVMNMFASVLFLTVLSIDRYVSLVHLNWCQKYRTVERAWVVCGWIWILAAALSCQALIFRDTIRLHNKVVCFNNFHTGDGHTAAMRHIIIVAIRTTVGFLLPFTAICVTGILLTIKVNQSGGSVRLSSFSKTVSAVILAFFLCWAPFHTFSLMELSIHSSTYLHNILKAGFPLATSLGFFNSCINPLLYILLGKKVRHILKRACFDLTKSSLRELSQSISATEMESVPGVHQDGVPEEPVASSTL